Within the Sulfitobacter sp. JL08 genome, the region CGCACCACCGCCCAGACCGCCACCCGCGGTTTGACGTACATCCAAGGCTGGTTTCCGGGCTTGGGGCGGGCGGCATTTCTGCCATGATCAGGCGCCTTCCCAGACCTCAGTGGCCCAGTGGCTTTTGCCTGTCTCATCCCGCCCTCACCGTTGCGGGGGCAGCGCCGGATTCGCACCGGCTTCCCAATTCTCCGCTTTGTCTGCGGCACCTTGGACCGACAGGCTATCATCACGTCGCTGGGGCGCAACGCCAAAACCGAAGCCACCTGTCCCGTTTCCGTCACCCGCGCGTGACCGGATCAATCCGTTGGCAAGTAGAAAACAGTTGAAAACTTACCGGACAGCCCTGACATTTGTGGTTTTACTGGAAACACTGGGGCGCACCGCGGCCCTTTTTTCAAAAAGGAATTTCAGGATGGCACTCAAAGTAATCGGTTCCGGATTTGGCCGCACAGGAACCAAATCGGCCAAGGATGCCTTGGAACAATTGGGCTTCGGCCCTTGCCATCACATGTACGAAGTGATCGAAAACCCGCCGCAGGTCGCCTTTTGGCAGGATATTGCAGCGGGTCGTCCGGTTGACTGGAATACGGTGTTTCACGGTTATACGTCACAGGTGGATTGGCCCGGCGCGCATGTCTGGCGGGAACTGGCCACGGCTTTTCCCGATGCCAAGGTTCTGCACACGCGCCGCCCCGAAGCCAGTTGGGTCAAAAGTTTTTCGCGCACCATCGGCAAGCTGATGTACACCTATCAGACGATGGAATTGCCGCCCCACATCAAAGATATGATGGATGCAACATCTCACCTGATCACAACCGAAACATTCAAAACCCGCCTTGACGATCAGGAAGGGTTACTGGCCGCCTACCGCCAGAGGACAGAAGACGTAATGGCCGCTATCCCGCCGGAACGTTTGCTGGTTTTTGATGTCGCCGAAGGCTGGGAGCCTTTGTGCGCGTTTCTGGATGTGCCGGTTCCCGACACGCCGTTTCCGCATCAGAACGTGCGCGCGGATTTCTGGGATCGTCTGGGCGGAGAGCCCGACACCTAGCATCCGTTTGATTGCCGGGCAGCAAGTGTCTGGCGCCCCTTAAAACGGAATGTCGTCGCTAGCTGACACAAAGCTGGCAACGACCTTTTTCGTGCCCGCCTTTTCAAACGCGACCTCAAGCTTGTCGCCTTCGATCCCGATGATGGCGCCATAACCGAATTTCTGGTGGAACACCCGTTCGCCGATCATAAAACTGGACACCGCCTGAAGGTCGATCACCGTGTTGCGGGTTTCCTTGGGCTGCGACATCGGGCGCTGTGATGCCCGCGCCTGCAAACGCCGCCATCCGGGTGAATTATAGCCATCCGCCTGCGCCGCGTTTTCTGCCAGACTGGAGTGTACCGGCTGTTCCTGCGCCATGCCCGCCGCCCCGTACCCGCCGCCGTACAATCCAGGCGGGGTCAGCACTTCAACGTGCTTTTGCGGCAATTCATCGATAAAGCGGGACGGCATAGAAGACTGCCATTGCCCGTATACCCGCCGGTTGGCAGCAAACGAAATGGTACAAAGCTCTTCTGCACGGGTTATCCCGACATAGGCCAGCCGCCGCTCTTCCTCCAATCCCTTCACACCGCTTTCATCCATCGACCGTTGCGAGGGAAACAGACCATCCTCCCATCCCGGCAGGAACACGGCCGGAAACTCCAGCCCCTTGGCGGCATGCAGGGTCATGATGCTGACTTTTGCACCGCCCTCTTCGCTTTCATTGTCCATGATCAGGCTGACATGTTCCAGAAACCCTTGCAGGTTTTCAAACTGCTCCAGCGCCTTGACCAGTTCCTTGAGGTTTTCCAGCCGCCCCGGAGCCTCGGGTGTCTTGTCGTTCTGCCAATGGCCGGTATAGCCGCTTTCATCCAGAATAATCTCGGCCAGTTCGATATGGCTGATGTCCGGCGCGTCCGCCATCCGTGACCAGCGCGCCAACCCGTCGATCAGTTTGACGAGCTCGGAACCGCCCTTGCCCTTGATCTGCCCCGCGTCAACGGCCAGACGCGCGCCCTCGACCAGAGACACGCCATTCTCGCGCGCCGTTACCTGAATGATTTGCTGGGCCTTGTCGCCAAGCCCGCGCTTGGGGGTATTCACAATCCGCTCGAAAGCAAGATCGTCGTCCGGGCTGGTGACAACCCGGAAATAGGCCATCGCATCGCGGATTTCCATCCGCTCGTAAAACCGCGGCCCGCCGATCACGCGATAGGGCAATCCGATGGTCAGAAACCGGTCTTCAAAGGCGCGCATCTGGTGGCTGGCCCGCACAAGGATCGCCATATCATCCAGCGATACCGGCGCATGGCCGCGCGTGCCGCGTTGCATCGCCTCGACCTCGTCACCAATCCAGCGCGCCTCTTCCTCGCCATCCCAGTGGCCGATCAGGCGTACTTTTTCGCCTTCTCCGGCCTCTGTCCAAAGCTCTTTTACCAGACGGCCCTTGTTGCCCGAAATCACGCCCGATGCAGCACCCAGAATATGCGGGGTGCTGCGATAGTTCTGCTCAAGCCGCACCACATGCGCGCCCGGAAAATCCTTTTCAAACCGCAGGATATTGCCCACCTCGGCCCCGCGCCAACCATAGATCGACTGATCGTCATCCCCCACGCAGCAGATGTTCTTGTGATCCGCCGCCAGCAGGCGCAGCCACATATACTGCGCCACGTTGGTGTCCTGATATTCGTCCACCAGAATATAGCGGAACCAGCGCTGGTACTGTTTCAAAACGTCTTCGTGGGTCTGGAATATCGTGACGACATGCAGCAGCAGATCGCCGAAATCCACAGCATTCAGCTCGCGCAGGCGGGTCTGGTACTGGATATACACATCACCTACTGAACGTTGAAACCCAGTACCATCCGCTGCGGCACCGGGAATTCGATCGGCGCGTTTTCCGTTTCCCGCGCCAACTCTTTCGGCCGACTCCGCTCTGTTTTTGTAATTTTCGATGTGAAGGAGAAACCAACGGTCCGTCCATTTTTTTCGATCAACTTTCTCCGCGTCTAGTATCTGGCGAACAAGGCGCAGTTGGTCGTCGGTGTCCAGTATGGTGAAATTGCTTTTCAGGCCTGCAAGTTCTGCATGCCGACGCAGCAGTTTCACGCAGATCGCATGAAACGTTCCCAGCCAGGGCATGCCCTCGACGGTCTGTCCCAGCATGCCCGAAACGCGGTTCTTCATTTCGCGCGCGGCCTTGTTGGTAAAGGTCACGGCCAGAATCTCGTTCGGGCGGGCGGTGCCGGTGTTCAGCAGATGTACAATCCGTGCGGTCAGGGCCTTGGTCTTGCCGGTGCCCGCCCCCGCCAGCATCAGCACCGGACCCTCAAGCGCCAGAACGGCCGCACGTTGTTCCGGGTTCAGCCCCTCCAGATAAGGCTGCGGGCGCGCGGCCATCGCGCGTGCGGACAGGGATGCGCTCTCAAAGGCGTCGGCTTCGTCAAAACTGCTCATGGCTGCCAATCTAGCGCGCGATGCCTCCAAGATAAAGACACGTTCACACAATGTTCCCCATTAAATGACGGACTCGACAAACCCATGTGAACTCAGTCACATACCGGCATGAACCTGCACAGCACCTATCCCGGACTGTTCGATCTGAAACAGCGCGCACAACGGCGCGTTCCCAGATTTGTATGGGAATATCTTGACAGCGGCACCGGGCAGGAAGCCACCAAGGCCCGCAATCGCACCGCGCTGGACAAGGTGTTGTTCAACCCCTCGATTCTGCATGGCGAATTCACCCCTGACCTGACCAGAACGTTTCTGGGCGAAACCCATCCCCTGCCCTTCGGGATTGCGCCGGTCGGCATGTCCGGTCTGATCTGGCCGGACGCCGAAGGCCATCTGGCCCGCGCCGCAGCGCAGGCAGGCATACCCTACACCCTGTCCACCGTGGCCAGCCAGATGCCCGAAGACCTTGCGCCCCATCTGGGTGCGCATGGCTGGTTTCAGATGTATCCCCCCCGTGACGAGGATATTCGCACCGACATGCTGAACCGCGCCAGAGAGGCCGGTTTCAAGACACTGGTTCTGACCGTCGATGTGCCCGTGGCCAGCCGGCGCGAACGCCAGACGCGCTCGGGCCTGACCCAGCCGCCCCGCCTGACGCCCCGCCTTCTGGCACAGGTCGCGATGCGCCCTGCCTGGGCAATGGGCATGGCCCGGCGCGGCATGCCGCATATGCGCATGCTCGACAAATACAGCACCGGCAATGTCGGCAATCTGCCCCCCACGGCCCATATCGGGTACCTGCTGCGCACCGCGCCCGATTGGGATTATGTCAAGTGGCTGCGCGATGCCTGGGACGGCCCGTTCGTGATCAAGGGCGTCTTGAGCGCTGATGACGCCCCGAAACTGGAAAGCGCCGGCATCGACGCGCTTTGGGTATCAAACCACGCGGGGCGACAGTTCGATGCCGCGCCTGCCGCGATCGAAGCGCTGCCCGCCCTGCGGGCCGCAACCGGCCTGCCGATCATTTTTGACAGCGGCATCGAAGGCGGGCTGGATATCCTGCGCGCACTCGCACTTGGTGCGGATTTCGTGATGCTGGGGCGTGCCTTTCATTTCGCCCTTGCCGCCCTTGGCGCCCCGGGGCCGGCGCATCTGGTCGATATGCTGGCCAAGGATATGGCCGCCAATATGGGACAGATCGGCGCGCGCGATCTGAACACCCTGCCCAAGCCTTTCTTTTTGCCCTGAATACGGCCGCCGGAGGCGTCAAATGTCCTGGCAAACGGGGCATTTCGTTTTTGCGGGCCTGCAAGTCGCATCTGATTGCAGCATTGCTAGCGCAATCATGCCACATCTACCCAGAACTACGTGTTTACGCACCTGCAGAAACTTCCTAGACAAAACGTGATTTCACGCCAGCCAGAGGCCGCCATGACCGATTTCCGCAAAATCCTGATCGCCAACCGCGGCGAAATTGCCATCCGCATCATGCGCGCCGCCAACGAGATGGGCAAGAAAACGGTCGCCGTCTACGCGGAAGAGGATAAGCTGGGCCTGCACCGGTTCAAGGCGGACGAGGCGTACCGGATCGGCGAAGGGCTGGGGCCGGTCGCGGCCTATCTGAGCATCCCCGAGATCATTCGCGTGGCCAAGGCCAGCGGCGCGGATGCCATCCATCCCGGCTATGGCCTGCTGTCCGAAAACCCCGATTTCGTCGATGCCTGCGATGCGGCGGGCATCACGTTCATCGGGCCGCGCGCTGAAACCATGCGGGCCTTGGGCGACAAGGCCAGCGCCCGGCGCGTTGCGATCGAGGCTGGCGTGCCGGTCATTCCCGCAACCGAGGTTCTGGGCGATGACATGGCCGCGATCAAGGCCGAGGCGGCCGCGGTCGGCTATCCGCTGATGCTCAAAGCCAGTTGGGGCGGCGGCGGACGTGGCATGCGCCCGATCCATTCCGAAGCCGAAGTCGAGGAAAAGGTGCGCGAAGGCCGGCGCGAGGCCGAAGCCGCCTTTGGCAACGGCGAAGGGTATCTTGAAAAAATGATCCTCAAGGCGCGCCATGTCGAAGTTCAGATACTGGGCGACAAACATGGCGGCATGTATCACCTGTTCGAACGCGATTGTTCCGTCCAGCGCCGCAACCAGAAAGTCGTCGAACGTGCGCCCGCCCCCTACCTTAGCGAATTGCAGCGCCGTGAGATTTGCGAACTGGGCTACAAGATCTGCAAACACGTGAACTACGAATGTGCCGGCACTGTCGAATTCCTAATGGATATGGACGATGGCCAGTTCTATTTCATCGAGGTCAATCCGCGCGTTCAGGTTGAACACACCGTGACCGAAGAGGTCACCGGCATCGACATCGTGCAGGCACAAATCCTGATTTCCGAAGGCAAGACAATTGCCGAAGCAACCGGCAAACCCAGTCAGGACGACGTGGTACTGACGGGCCATGCCCTGCAAACCCGGATCACCACCGAAGACCCGCAAAACAACTTTATCCCCGATTACGGGCGCATCACGGCCTATCGCGAGGCAACAGGCATGGGCATCCGTCTGGATGGCGGCACGGCCTATGCTGGCGGCGTGATCACGCGCTACTACGACAGTCTGCTGACCAAGATCACGGCCAAGGCACCGACGCCCGACATGGCGATTGCGCGGATGGACCGCGCACTGCGCGAGTTCCGTATTCGCGGCGTCAGCACCAATATCGCATTTGTCGAGAACCTGCTGAAACATCCGACATTTCTGAACAACGAATACCACACCAAATTCATTGACGAGACACCCGATCTGTTTGTGTTCCACAAACGCCGCGACCGGGGCACCAAGGTGCTGACCTATATTGCCGACATCACCGTCAACGGGCACCCCGAAACCAAAGGGCGCCCCAAGCCGGCACCTGACCTCAAGCTGCCCCGCCCTGTTCAGCCGCGCAATGAACCGGCTGAAGGCACCCGCACCTTGCTGGAACGCGAAGGCCCGCAAGCGGTCGCCGACTGGATGGCAGCCCAGCCGCAACTGCTGATCACCGACACAACGATGCGCGACGGGCACCAATCGTTGCTGGCCACGCGGATGCGATCAATTGACATGATCAAGGTGGCGCCCGCCTATGCGGCACACCTGCCGCAACTGTTCAGTGTGGAATGCTGGGGCGGTGCGACTTTTGATGTGTCCTATCGGTTCCTGCAGGAATGCCCCTGGCAGCGCCTGCGCGATCTGCGCGCAGCCATGCCCAATCTGATGACCCAGATGCTGCTGCGCGGCTCGAACGGGGTGGGCTATACCAACTACCCCGACAACGTGGTGCAGGAATTCGTGCGTCAGGCCGCGCAAACCGGCGTTGATGTGTTCCGCGTGTTCGACAGCCTGAACTGGGTTGAAAACATGCGTGTCGCGATGGATGCGGTTCTGGACAACAACAAACTGTGCGAAGGTGCGATTTGTTACACCGGTGACATTCTGGATCCGGACCGCGCCAAATACGATCTGAAATACTACGTCGCGATGGGCAAGGAATTGCGGGATGCGGGCGCTCATGTTCTGGGCCTCAAGGACATGGCCGGACTGCTCAAGCCAGCCGCCGCAGGCAAACTGATCACCGCCCTGAAGGAAGAGGTCGGCCTGCCGATCCATTTCCACACCCACGATACATCCGGCGCTGCAATTGCAACGGTGATGGCCGCTGCGGCAGCAGGAGTGGATGCGGTTGACGCCGCGATGGATGCGCTTAGCGGCAACACCAGCCAGCCGACACTTGGCTCCGTGGTTGAGGCAATGAAACATACCGGTCGCGATACAGGTCTGGATATCGGTGCCATCCGCGAGATCAGCAATTACTGGGAAGCCGTGCGCGGACAATACGCGGCCTTTGAATCCGGCCTGCAGGCGCCTGCGTCAGAAGTTTACCTGCACGAAATGCCCGGCGGTCAGTTCACCAACCTCAAGGCGCAGGCGCGTTCGCTGGGTCTGGAAGAACGCTGGCACGAAGTGGCGCAGACCTATGCCGACGTGAACCAGATGTTCGGCGATATTGTCAAAGTCACCCCGTCCTCCAAGGTTGTGGGCGATATGGCGTTGATGATGGTCAGCCAGAACCTGACACGCGCGCAGGTGGAAGACCCCGATATCGACGTGGCCTTTCCCGACAGCGTAATCGACATGATGCGCGGCAATCTGGGCCAGCCCCCCGGCGGCTTTCCCGATAGCATCGTGAAGAAAGTGCTGAAATCGGAAAGCCCCAACACCGAACGCCCCGGCCGCCACCTGCCCCCGGTCGATCTGGAACAGGTCCGCGCCAGGGTCATTGCCGAGCTTGAGGGCAAACCTGTCGATGACGAAGACCTGAACGGCTATCTGATGTATCCAAAGGTGTTTCTGGATTACATGGGCCGCCATCGCATCTATGGCCCCGTGCGCACCCTGCCGACGCTGACGTTTTTCTACGGCATGCAACCGGGCGAGGAAATCAGCGCCGAAATCGATCCCGGAAAGACGCTGGAAATTCGCCTGCAGGCGGTCGGCGAAACCAACGAAGACGGCGAGGCCAAGGTGTTTTTCGAACTGAACGGGCAACCACGGGTCATTCGTGTCCCGGACCGTCTGGTCAAAGCATCAACAATCCAGCGTCCCAAGGCGGAAAGCGGCAATCAGAACCACATCGGCGCGCCGATGCCCGGTGTCGTGGCCACAGTGGGTGTAACCGCCGGACAGCCCGTCAAGGCCGGCGATCTTTTGTTGACCATCGAAGCGATGAAAATGGAAACCGGTATCCACGCCGAACGCGACGCGGTGATCAAGGCGGTGCATGTGCAACCCGGTGGGCAGATCGACGCCAAGGATTTGCTGGTCGAACTGGAATAAAGGGCGCGCGGCCAAAGTTGCGCCGCCCTGCTGTCCGGTTTTCCGCCGGGCAGCACTTTTTTCGCCGGTCAGGCCGATTTTCCTCTTGCAGGACACGTCAGTGGTGAGTATCTGAACCTCACCCAAGGAAGCGGGCGTAGCTCAGGGGTAGAGCATAACCTTGCCAAGGTTAGGGTCGGGCGTTCGAATCGCCTCGCCCGCTCCAATGGGAAAATCAATCAAAACAAGCACTTGCTGTGTAGAAATTACACAGCATTGCTGTGCGAAATCAACTTTTTTCGTTGGCGTTCACAGTTGAGATTGTGAACGTTTGGCTTGGCAAGGTGCGCAAAGCAAGGCTTTGGCACGATAGCTCTACCCCTGAGCTACGCCCGATTTTGCTAAACGAGCAATTTTCTGCCAAAAAAGATTACGATTGGCATCACGTATCCATGGGCGGGAAGCGGTCCTTCGCTGCAGTTGAGAGTTCTTTAGCCCTACTTAGCAAACGGGGACATCCATAGGGTTTCGTCCCCTGATCCGATCCCATTTCAGCAGACTTAAGGAACGTCTGATCAACGCCTTCGGCTTCGCCGCCGTGCCGGCTTGAAGGTAGTTTGGGGCGTCAGACGTCCCATTTCCAGCGATTTTCCCGCTGTTTCGGCCGCCTGAGTGGCGGTTTCGGCGTTTTTGGGCAGACTCTGCCTCATGCTGCCAGCTTTCTCCGGGTCATGAACAGGTTGCCGAGGGCGAAGAGCGTGAACAGATGCGCCCGGTTCTTGGCCAGCCCACGGTAGCGCGTCTTCACGTGGCCGAACTGGCGCTTCAGGATCCGGAACGGGTGCTCAACCTTGGCCCG harbors:
- a CDS encoding sulfotransferase family protein, which translates into the protein MALKVIGSGFGRTGTKSAKDALEQLGFGPCHHMYEVIENPPQVAFWQDIAAGRPVDWNTVFHGYTSQVDWPGAHVWRELATAFPDAKVLHTRRPEASWVKSFSRTIGKLMYTYQTMELPPHIKDMMDATSHLITTETFKTRLDDQEGLLAAYRQRTEDVMAAIPPERLLVFDVAEGWEPLCAFLDVPVPDTPFPHQNVRADFWDRLGGEPDT
- a CDS encoding ATP-dependent helicase, which produces MSSFDEADAFESASLSARAMAARPQPYLEGLNPEQRAAVLALEGPVLMLAGAGTGKTKALTARIVHLLNTGTARPNEILAVTFTNKAAREMKNRVSGMLGQTVEGMPWLGTFHAICVKLLRRHAELAGLKSNFTILDTDDQLRLVRQILDAEKVDRKKWTDRWFLLHIENYKNRAESAERVGAGNGKRADRIPGAAADGTGFQRSVGDVYIQYQTRLRELNAVDFGDLLLHVVTIFQTHEDVLKQYQRWFRYILVDEYQDTNVAQYMWLRLLAADHKNICCVGDDDQSIYGWRGAEVGNILRFEKDFPGAHVVRLEQNYRSTPHILGAASGVISGNKGRLVKELWTEAGEGEKVRLIGHWDGEEEARWIGDEVEAMQRGTRGHAPVSLDDMAILVRASHQMRAFEDRFLTIGLPYRVIGGPRFYERMEIRDAMAYFRVVTSPDDDLAFERIVNTPKRGLGDKAQQIIQVTARENGVSLVEGARLAVDAGQIKGKGGSELVKLIDGLARWSRMADAPDISHIELAEIILDESGYTGHWQNDKTPEAPGRLENLKELVKALEQFENLQGFLEHVSLIMDNESEEGGAKVSIMTLHAAKGLEFPAVFLPGWEDGLFPSQRSMDESGVKGLEEERRLAYVGITRAEELCTISFAANRRVYGQWQSSMPSRFIDELPQKHVEVLTPPGLYGGGYGAAGMAQEQPVHSSLAENAAQADGYNSPGWRRLQARASQRPMSQPKETRNTVIDLQAVSSFMIGERVFHQKFGYGAIIGIEGDKLEVAFEKAGTKKVVASFVSASDDIPF
- a CDS encoding pyruvate carboxylase, translating into MTDFRKILIANRGEIAIRIMRAANEMGKKTVAVYAEEDKLGLHRFKADEAYRIGEGLGPVAAYLSIPEIIRVAKASGADAIHPGYGLLSENPDFVDACDAAGITFIGPRAETMRALGDKASARRVAIEAGVPVIPATEVLGDDMAAIKAEAAAVGYPLMLKASWGGGGRGMRPIHSEAEVEEKVREGRREAEAAFGNGEGYLEKMILKARHVEVQILGDKHGGMYHLFERDCSVQRRNQKVVERAPAPYLSELQRREICELGYKICKHVNYECAGTVEFLMDMDDGQFYFIEVNPRVQVEHTVTEEVTGIDIVQAQILISEGKTIAEATGKPSQDDVVLTGHALQTRITTEDPQNNFIPDYGRITAYREATGMGIRLDGGTAYAGGVITRYYDSLLTKITAKAPTPDMAIARMDRALREFRIRGVSTNIAFVENLLKHPTFLNNEYHTKFIDETPDLFVFHKRRDRGTKVLTYIADITVNGHPETKGRPKPAPDLKLPRPVQPRNEPAEGTRTLLEREGPQAVADWMAAQPQLLITDTTMRDGHQSLLATRMRSIDMIKVAPAYAAHLPQLFSVECWGGATFDVSYRFLQECPWQRLRDLRAAMPNLMTQMLLRGSNGVGYTNYPDNVVQEFVRQAAQTGVDVFRVFDSLNWVENMRVAMDAVLDNNKLCEGAICYTGDILDPDRAKYDLKYYVAMGKELRDAGAHVLGLKDMAGLLKPAAAGKLITALKEEVGLPIHFHTHDTSGAAIATVMAAAAAGVDAVDAAMDALSGNTSQPTLGSVVEAMKHTGRDTGLDIGAIREISNYWEAVRGQYAAFESGLQAPASEVYLHEMPGGQFTNLKAQARSLGLEERWHEVAQTYADVNQMFGDIVKVTPSSKVVGDMALMMVSQNLTRAQVEDPDIDVAFPDSVIDMMRGNLGQPPGGFPDSIVKKVLKSESPNTERPGRHLPPVDLEQVRARVIAELEGKPVDDEDLNGYLMYPKVFLDYMGRHRIYGPVRTLPTLTFFYGMQPGEEISAEIDPGKTLEIRLQAVGETNEDGEAKVFFELNGQPRVIRVPDRLVKASTIQRPKAESGNQNHIGAPMPGVVATVGVTAGQPVKAGDLLLTIEAMKMETGIHAERDAVIKAVHVQPGGQIDAKDLLVELE
- a CDS encoding alpha-hydroxy acid oxidase, with translation MNLHSTYPGLFDLKQRAQRRVPRFVWEYLDSGTGQEATKARNRTALDKVLFNPSILHGEFTPDLTRTFLGETHPLPFGIAPVGMSGLIWPDAEGHLARAAAQAGIPYTLSTVASQMPEDLAPHLGAHGWFQMYPPRDEDIRTDMLNRAREAGFKTLVLTVDVPVASRRERQTRSGLTQPPRLTPRLLAQVAMRPAWAMGMARRGMPHMRMLDKYSTGNVGNLPPTAHIGYLLRTAPDWDYVKWLRDAWDGPFVIKGVLSADDAPKLESAGIDALWVSNHAGRQFDAAPAAIEALPALRAATGLPIIFDSGIEGGLDILRALALGADFVMLGRAFHFALAALGAPGPAHLVDMLAKDMAANMGQIGARDLNTLPKPFFLP